A region of Streptomyces sp. R44 DNA encodes the following proteins:
- a CDS encoding SHOCT domain-containing protein, which yields MPGLLRGVARTAVVAGTATAVSNRVSRRQAGRWARQEEPAPQQYAPPPAAAPAPAAPADDMSDKIAQLKELGQLKEQGVLTEEEFAAQKSKILAS from the coding sequence ATGCCAGGACTTCTTCGAGGTGTGGCACGCACCGCGGTAGTGGCCGGGACGGCGACCGCCGTCTCCAACAGGGTCTCGCGACGCCAGGCGGGCCGATGGGCCCGGCAGGAGGAGCCGGCGCCCCAGCAGTACGCACCGCCACCGGCCGCCGCGCCGGCACCCGCCGCGCCGGCCGACGACATGAGCGACAAGATCGCTCAGCTCAAGGAACTCGGGCAGCTGAAGGAGCAAGGCGTGCTGACCGAGGAGGAGTTCGCGGCTCAGAAGAGCAAGATCCTCGCCTCCTGA
- a CDS encoding DUF6325 family protein, whose amino-acid sequence MSDEFEDMGPVDFLVIEFPGNRMTGKGLPMLLDLVDRGIVRILDLVFVRKDADGSVVGMELRDFDADGELDLAVFEGSSSGLLGQDDLDEAGAALEPGNSAGILIYENLWAAPLARELRRGGAQLVAGGRIPVQALLASLEAEEGTGGTAAA is encoded by the coding sequence ATGAGCGACGAATTCGAGGACATGGGACCGGTGGACTTTCTGGTCATCGAGTTTCCCGGCAATCGCATGACGGGCAAGGGGCTGCCGATGCTCCTCGACCTGGTGGACAGAGGCATCGTCCGCATTCTCGATCTCGTGTTCGTCCGGAAGGACGCCGACGGCAGTGTCGTCGGCATGGAACTTCGGGACTTCGACGCCGACGGTGAGTTGGACCTGGCCGTGTTCGAGGGCTCCTCGTCGGGGCTCCTCGGACAGGACGACCTGGACGAGGCGGGGGCGGCCCTCGAACCGGGCAACTCCGCCGGCATCCTCATCTACGAGAACCTCTGGGCCGCCCCCTTGGCGCGGGAACTGCGGCGCGGCGGCGCGCAGCTCGTGGCCGGCGGGCGCATTCCCGTACAGGCCCTGCTGGCCTCGCTGGAGGCCGAGGAGGGGACGGGCGGCACCGCCGCCGCCTGA